The nucleotide sequence GGTCCCGAACCTTCGGGATTGCCTTCGAAGAACAACTTGTTCCACCCTTTCCGTCTTTTAGAGCCGGATCCAAACCGAATAATCATTTCTCTCAACGAGCGGTCGGATTCGGTATAACCGACCGGTGTCACAGCGGGAATAATCTGCGAATCCGGCAAATTCAGCGCCTTCGCAAACTCGCCACGATCGAGCGTTCCACCCAACCAACAGGTGCCGAGGTTCAAGTCGGTCAGAAAGAGAACTATTCGCTCCATCAGATAACCGAAATCGACGAACCCCGGATCAGCCGCAGATGTCGCGCCGACAACGAAAGTTTGCGCGCCTCTGATAAAACCATACGTGCCGAGTTTGACCTTCTCGTCTTCGGATGTTTTTTCTAATAGATTAAAATGCAGCTCGCTCCCGAAAAAACCTTTCGGCGATTGTGCAAGAAATTGCTCGATTTTCTCGCGAACTTCAGGTTCGAGCTGTCGTTTGGAATAGCTCCGCCGTGAACTTCGCGCTTTGATCAGATCGACCGATGACTGTTGAAAAATCATAGACGTTCTCTCATCATAAATTGGCTTTACAGACACATCTCGCTACCCGAAATCCAATTTAAGCGGAAAGTCTTTATGAAACAATACCCGGTAATTTCTAGTGTCGGAA is from Candidatus Marinimicrobia bacterium CG08_land_8_20_14_0_20_45_22 and encodes:
- a CDS encoding nitroreductase; the encoded protein is MIFQQSSVDLIKARSSRRSYSKRQLEPEVREKIEQFLAQSPKGFFGSELHFNLLEKTSEDEKVKLGTYGFIRGAQTFVVGATSAADPGFVDFGYLMERIVLFLTDLNLGTCWLGGTLDRGEFAKALNLPDSQIIPAVTPVGYTESDRSLREMIIRFGSGSKRRKGWNKLFFEGNPEGSGP